A genomic stretch from Desulfobulbaceae bacterium DB1 includes:
- a CDS encoding transposase, with amino-acid sequence MKPRKIYRIEAVRKLAAKSKRTVRKHLNADALIQLMREDFQKIPDHRAGNAKISLGDALMSALAMFQLKDPSLLAFDKRRREEPENLHTIWGIADIPCDSQMRDILDPLDLSSLRAPFRSAFRQLQRGKDFEKMAFLDGHYLLSGDGTGFYSSEKVSSDYCMGKKNNNGSILYYQQMFAAAFVHPDHREVIPVFPEMITRKDGAKKNDSERNAAGRFFEEFRREHPHLKVIVVEDGLSSNGPHIRDLTRLDLRYILGAKPGDHQFLFNRMDEAVELGKATEFQYTDPDEPEKIHYFRFINQAPLNQSNQDLLVNFLEYWQVDKHGKTTKFSWVTDLPITRENVVAIMRGGRARWKIENETFNTLKNQGYNLGHNYGLGEKNLSAVFAILMMLAFLLDQIQQMSCWLFQEAWAKAESKRYLWETVRGFFHNYRVDSMETILRSIAHGFERRELKEACAT; translated from the coding sequence ATGAAGCCGCGCAAAATTTACCGTATCGAAGCCGTCAGAAAACTGGCCGCCAAATCCAAAAGAACCGTGAGAAAACATCTTAATGCCGACGCCCTGATCCAACTGATGCGCGAGGATTTTCAGAAAATCCCCGACCATCGTGCCGGCAATGCAAAAATATCACTTGGTGATGCCTTGATGTCAGCTCTTGCCATGTTCCAGCTGAAAGATCCCTCTCTGCTTGCCTTTGACAAGCGGCGGCGCGAAGAGCCGGAAAATCTCCATACCATCTGGGGCATTGCCGATATTCCCTGCGACAGCCAGATGAGAGACATTCTCGACCCACTGGATCTCTCCTCGCTGCGTGCCCCTTTTCGCAGCGCGTTCCGGCAGCTGCAACGCGGCAAGGATTTTGAAAAGATGGCCTTTCTGGATGGCCATTACCTGCTCAGCGGTGACGGCACCGGCTTCTACTCCTCGGAGAAGGTGTCATCCGATTACTGCATGGGCAAGAAAAACAATAACGGCAGCATCCTGTATTACCAGCAGATGTTTGCCGCCGCCTTTGTGCACCCGGACCACAGGGAGGTCATTCCCGTCTTTCCGGAAATGATCACCAGAAAGGACGGAGCAAAGAAGAACGACAGCGAGCGAAATGCCGCTGGTCGATTCTTCGAAGAATTTCGCCGGGAGCATCCGCACCTGAAGGTGATCGTGGTGGAAGACGGGCTGAGCAGTAATGGCCCGCATATCCGGGACCTGACACGGCTTGATCTGCGTTACATTCTGGGCGCCAAACCGGGCGATCATCAGTTTCTCTTCAACCGCATGGACGAAGCGGTTGAGCTGGGCAAGGCGACGGAATTTCAATACACAGATCCGGATGAACCAGAAAAGATCCATTATTTCCGCTTCATCAATCAGGCACCGCTCAACCAGTCAAACCAGGATCTGCTGGTCAATTTCCTGGAATATTGGCAGGTTGATAAACATGGCAAAACCACCAAATTCAGCTGGGTAACCGATCTTCCCATCACCAGGGAAAATGTTGTTGCTATCATGCGTGGCGGCCGAGCCCGCTGGAAAATCGAAAATGAGACCTTTAATACCTTGAAAAACCAGGGTTATAATCTCGGTCACAACTATGGCCTTGGCGAAAAGAATCTCAGCGCTGTTTTCGCCATCCTGATGATGCTGGCCTTCCTGCTCGACCAGATTCAGCAGATGAGTTGCTGGCTCTTCCAGGAGGCATGGGCCAAGGCGGAATCAAAAAGATACCTGTGGGAGACTGTCCGCGGTTTTTTCCACAACTACCGGGTTGATTCCATGGAGACCATCCTGCGGTCCATAGCCCATGGATTCGAGCGGAGAGAATTGAAAGAGGCATGCGCAACGTAA